A genome region from Brassica oleracea var. oleracea cultivar TO1000 chromosome C2, BOL, whole genome shotgun sequence includes the following:
- the LOC106325428 gene encoding nudix hydrolase 1, whose translation METVGEATPRVAVVIFVVKGNSVLLGKRRSSIGNSTFALPGGHLEFGESFEGCAAREVMEETGLEIEKMKLLTVTNNVFKEAPKPSHYVTVFMRATLVDPNQDPENMEPEKCEGWDWYDWLNLPTPLFWPLEKMVKSGFNPFSD comes from the exons ATGGAGACAGTAGGAGAAGCGACGCCGAGAGTCGCCGTGGTAATTTTCGTCGTCAAAGGAAACTCGGTGTTGTTAGGGAAGCGCCGCTCATCAATCGGAAACTCAACCTTCGCTCTTCCCGGCGGCCACCTCGAATTCG GAGAGAGCTTCGAAGGATGCGCAGCGAGAGAAGTGATGGAAGAAACGGGACTAGAGATAGAGAAGATGAAGCTCTTGACTGTCACAAACAACGTCTTCAAGGAAGCACCGAAGCCATCTCACTACGTCACTGTGTTCATGCGTGCGACGCTTGTGGATCCGAATCAGGACCCGGAGAATATGGAGCCCGAGAAGTGTGAAGGGTGGGACTGGTACGATTGGTTGAATCTCCCAACGCCTTTGTTCTGGCCGCTTGAGAAAATGGTCAAAAGCGGTTTCAATCCTTTTTCTGATTAA
- the LOC106326471 gene encoding protein IDA-like: protein MAPCRTMVLLCLVLFLAASSTSTRIGVTTVEMKNKKSLGFKRSYIFGYLPKGVPIPPSAPSNRHNSLVDSLPH from the coding sequence ATGGCTCCGTGTCGTACGATGGTTTTGCTCTGTCTTGTTCTGTTTCTGGCGGCGAGTAGTACCTCAACAAGAATTGGAGTCACCACCGTGGAGATGAAGAATAAGAAGAGCTTAGGGTTTAAACGCAGCTATATTTTTGGTTACTTGCCCAAAGGAGTTCCCATTCCTCCTTCTGCTCCTTCTAATAGACATAACTCTCTTGTTGACTCCCTTCCTCATTGA